One stretch of Brevibacillus laterosporus DNA includes these proteins:
- a CDS encoding amino acid adenylation domain-containing protein has protein sequence MKSLMERINSLSAKQRALLEKQLKKQNVDINKIGMNKEGIKRRGHANPSPLSYDQERLWFFNRMHPESHTYNVYGAARLTGTVHHWALEKSINEIVKRHEAWRTVFDSVDGQARQIILPELQVNVPEVDLCLVPEEIRDEEAQRQMKEEVQRLFDLKKGPLIRFKLFYLSDSESMLVMTVHHIVIDRITFSIFFKELSLHYQAVLTGIPIQLPELPIQYADYAEWQRDYLEGETKENLLSFWKGQLADCDYVLDISTDFPRPPAITYRGARCFIHTPLEVLNGLKTIGQKENASAFMIILAAFKLLLYRYTGQSDILVGTPLANRSRAEMETVMGYFLTMGTLRTRISGDMTFIQLLHSVRETALAVYKHQDMPIGLLIDELNVPMDISRNPLVQAIFVYVDVPEEKLQLPDLTVEFEMIDGETAKYDITVGFSETEKGLEGFFEYSPDLFRQDTIERMREHWQRLLRAILENPHSSINDLAMLTEAEKQQLLIDWNRTWHPFSDDACIHQLYEAQVEKAPDQIALRYGDQTITYQELNKRANQVARLLKKRGVERESLVGLYMERSIEMIVGLLGILKAGGAYIPIDPIYPIERIRHILQDSGLQIVLTSQHLKELMSNEGRECICLDSEQEAISCEDNRNLPIQASAHNLAYVIYTSGSTGNPKGVMIEHRGLCNITEDTINTFHITSASKLIQFFSISFDASAHEIFSSLCAGASLCLTSPDVRAGGANLLAFLHENQITTMFITPSVLATLSPDDLPDSLQTVLSAGELCTVDMAEWSNGSRNLYNGYGQTETSIITTAHLCTKASLPSQVGRPFANMQVYILDDSLNPVPIGVKGEIYVGGIGVARGYMNQPELTSTKFVPHPFTTDQSARLYRTGDLGRFLVDGTIEYLGRLDNQIKIRGYRIELDEIGNVLVQHPSVDQAVVSVHNDKSNNDRLVSYIVLEEGQDVSSADLRTYLQQKLPDYMVPHYYIFVDSLPKTTNGKINRALLPALEESFSQNTIDYVPPKNEWEDKLARIWGQVLNLEQVSVEGNFFDLGGHSLKTAEMVDKIKETFHVELLLLNVFEYPTVRQMAVLLEKGIVHAKPFISFLDYSNPTKEVICFPPIAGQGVLYKALHQKLSACTIHAFDFIAREDRIEQYLHHIKEAQSEGPYVILGYSAGGNLAFEVAKTMEERGLTVSDMILIDAPRRVKALQLNVEKVQTEAVEIANLMAQHLGESIRSVTHQTIDLIKDYYDYTNEVINDGILSANIHFITSTETTSENIQSWETATINQFYVYKGAGEHIEMLIHPDHLAENARIIATILRGQK, from the coding sequence ATGAAAAGCTTGATGGAGCGTATTAATTCACTTTCTGCAAAACAACGCGCTTTGCTTGAAAAGCAATTGAAGAAGCAAAATGTAGACATAAACAAAATCGGTATGAATAAAGAGGGGATTAAGCGTCGTGGGCACGCGAATCCAAGCCCGCTTTCATATGATCAAGAACGATTGTGGTTTTTCAATCGAATGCACCCAGAAAGCCACACCTATAACGTTTATGGTGCGGCTAGATTAACTGGCACCGTGCATCACTGGGCTTTGGAGAAGAGCATCAATGAGATCGTAAAACGTCATGAAGCATGGCGTACCGTGTTTGACAGTGTGGATGGACAAGCACGTCAAATTATCCTACCAGAACTTCAGGTCAACGTTCCAGAGGTTGATCTATGTCTTGTACCAGAAGAAATTCGCGATGAAGAAGCACAGAGACAGATGAAAGAAGAGGTACAACGACTTTTTGATTTAAAAAAAGGTCCGCTTATCCGCTTCAAACTGTTTTACCTAAGTGATTCAGAATCAATGTTGGTCATGACTGTTCATCATATTGTGATCGATCGTATTACTTTTTCTATCTTTTTTAAAGAACTATCTTTACATTATCAGGCTGTGCTTACAGGCATACCCATACAATTGCCAGAGCTTCCAATCCAATATGCAGATTATGCTGAATGGCAACGAGACTATTTAGAAGGTGAGACCAAAGAGAATTTACTTTCGTTTTGGAAAGGACAGCTGGCAGACTGCGATTATGTTTTGGATATCAGTACCGACTTTCCTCGTCCACCAGCCATTACCTACCGTGGTGCCAGATGTTTTATTCATACACCACTCGAAGTATTAAACGGATTAAAAACCATTGGACAAAAAGAGAACGCGTCTGCTTTCATGATTATACTAGCTGCTTTTAAGTTGCTTTTATACAGGTATACAGGTCAATCCGACATCTTGGTTGGTACACCACTCGCCAACCGTAGCCGAGCTGAGATGGAGACCGTAATGGGTTATTTCCTAACAATGGGTACACTCCGCACGCGAATCTCGGGAGATATGACTTTTATCCAATTATTACATAGTGTAAGGGAAACGGCTCTTGCGGTATACAAGCATCAGGATATGCCAATCGGTTTGTTAATAGACGAATTGAATGTACCCATGGATATCAGTCGAAACCCGTTAGTTCAAGCTATATTTGTATATGTTGATGTACCAGAAGAAAAATTACAGTTGCCAGATCTTACAGTCGAATTTGAAATGATTGATGGTGAGACGGCTAAGTATGATATCACCGTAGGGTTTTCTGAAACCGAAAAAGGATTGGAAGGTTTTTTTGAATATTCACCTGATTTATTTCGTCAGGATACGATCGAGCGGATGCGTGAACATTGGCAGCGTTTGCTTCGCGCCATTTTGGAAAACCCGCATTCTTCCATTAATGATTTGGCCATGTTAACCGAAGCAGAAAAACAACAGTTGCTGATCGACTGGAATCGCACCTGGCATCCATTCTCTGATGATGCTTGCATTCATCAATTGTATGAAGCCCAAGTAGAGAAGGCACCAGATCAAATTGCTCTCAGATATGGGGATCAAACCATTACCTATCAGGAATTAAACAAACGTGCTAATCAAGTGGCTCGTCTATTGAAAAAAAGAGGGGTAGAACGTGAATCGCTCGTCGGTTTATATATGGAACGCTCAATTGAGATGATTGTTGGTTTGCTTGGGATTTTAAAAGCAGGCGGGGCGTATATCCCTATTGATCCTATCTATCCAATAGAAAGGATTCGACACATCCTACAGGACTCGGGTCTTCAAATCGTCCTTACAAGCCAACATCTGAAAGAATTGATGAGCAATGAAGGAAGGGAGTGTATTTGTTTAGATAGCGAACAGGAGGCGATTTCGTGTGAAGATAATCGAAATCTGCCAATACAGGCGAGTGCCCACAATCTTGCTTACGTTATCTATACATCAGGCTCTACTGGAAATCCTAAAGGTGTCATGATAGAGCACCGAGGCTTATGCAACATAACGGAAGACACGATTAACACATTCCACATCACATCTGCTAGTAAGCTTATCCAATTTTTTTCAATCAGTTTTGATGCGTCGGCTCATGAGATTTTTTCCTCTCTATGTGCAGGAGCTTCACTATGCCTGACGAGCCCAGATGTAAGAGCTGGAGGGGCGAATCTTCTTGCGTTTTTACATGAAAATCAAATTACGACTATGTTTATTACCCCTTCCGTTTTAGCAACGCTTAGCCCGGATGATTTGCCAGATTCCTTGCAGACGGTACTAAGCGCAGGTGAGCTTTGCACAGTTGACATGGCCGAATGGAGTAATGGGTCACGCAATCTATACAATGGTTATGGACAAACAGAAACCTCTATTATCACTACAGCACATTTATGCACAAAAGCGAGTCTTCCAAGTCAGGTAGGGCGTCCGTTTGCAAATATGCAAGTCTATATACTTGACGATTCCCTAAATCCTGTTCCAATTGGAGTAAAAGGGGAGATCTATGTTGGTGGCATCGGAGTAGCCAGAGGATATATGAATCAGCCAGAATTAACTTCGACCAAATTTGTACCGCATCCATTTACGACGGATCAGTCAGCACGTTTATATCGAACAGGAGATCTTGGGCGCTTCTTAGTGGATGGTACGATTGAATATCTTGGGCGCTTAGACAACCAGATAAAAATCAGAGGATACCGTATTGAGCTGGATGAAATCGGGAATGTCTTGGTTCAACACCCTAGCGTCGATCAAGCTGTCGTGAGTGTCCATAACGATAAATCAAATAATGATCGACTTGTCTCTTATATAGTGTTAGAAGAAGGGCAAGATGTATCTTCGGCGGACCTGCGCACTTATTTGCAACAAAAACTGCCAGATTATATGGTGCCCCACTATTATATATTTGTGGATTCTCTCCCAAAAACCACGAATGGCAAAATCAATCGCGCTCTCTTACCGGCACTAGAGGAGAGCTTCTCGCAAAATACGATTGATTATGTACCTCCAAAGAATGAGTGGGAGGACAAGTTGGCAAGGATTTGGGGACAAGTGCTTAATCTTGAGCAAGTAAGCGTTGAGGGGAACTTTTTTGATCTGGGAGGCCATTCATTGAAAACGGCTGAAATGGTTGACAAAATCAAAGAAACGTTCCACGTTGAACTTTTACTTCTCAATGTTTTTGAATATCCAACTGTGCGACAAATGGCAGTATTACTCGAAAAAGGAATAGTGCATGCAAAACCATTTATTTCCTTCCTTGATTATTCAAATCCTACAAAGGAAGTCATTTGTTTTCCACCGATAGCAGGACAGGGTGTACTTTATAAGGCTTTACATCAAAAATTATCTGCTTGTACCATACACGCTTTTGATTTTATTGCAAGGGAAGATCGAATTGAGCAGTATTTGCATCATATAAAAGAAGCTCAATCCGAAGGGCCGTATGTGATCTTGGGATATTCAGCAGGAGGTAATCTGGCTTTTGAAGTAGCCAAAACAATGGAAGAAAGAGGACTAACTGTAAGCGATATGATCCTAATCGATGCTCCAAGAAGAGTGAAGGCTCTTCAATTAAATGTCGAAAAGGTGCAGACAGAAGCCGTTGAAATAGCCAATCTCATGGCACAGCATTTAGGTGAAAGTATTCGCTCCGTGACCCATCAAACCATCGATCTGATTAAGGATTATTACGACTATACCAATGAAGTGATAAATGATGGCATTCTTTCCGCTAACATTCATTTCATCACCTCAACTGAGACTACAAGCGAAAATATTCAGTCATGGGAAACGGCCACTATCAATCAGTTCTATGTGTATAAAGGAGCGGGTGAACATATAGAAATGCTTATTCACCCCGATCATTTGGCCGAAAATGCACGCATCATAGCTACAATATTGAGAGGTCAAAAATAA
- a CDS encoding LLM class flavin-dependent oxidoreductase — MNHLDDRLAALSPEQRVLLEQRLKQKGIQPPLPTGKTKKEAQNRNTASNSFVPKRKRKMDKMEFSLFFFSGDGSTQDKNKYSLLMESTAYADQHGFAAVWTPERHFEDFGGLYPNPSVLSAALATITERIELRAGSVVLPLHHPIRFVEEWSVVDNLSKGRVSVAFATGWHPADFLIAPVQATDYYDSRKDEMFSSIELVKRLWAGEQVPFTDVNGVVHEIRTLPRPWQNELNIWIATNGSPDTYRRAAQIGANILTGITGGDLADLEEKIDLYRKTLSQNGFLPESRKVAVMLHTCLGSSDEEVKAKVEKPMKEYLKTFMKQQKNIFTDYASMSASDFDVIVNHAFESYFQESALFGSYDKCKKLIETLIDIGVDEVACLVDFGVDDETIMNSIRMLTDLKESFNQKEFSL; from the coding sequence ATGAACCATTTAGACGATCGATTGGCAGCACTTTCTCCTGAACAACGAGTTCTACTTGAACAACGCCTCAAACAAAAAGGCATCCAACCCCCTCTTCCTACAGGAAAAACCAAGAAAGAAGCGCAAAATCGAAATACCGCTTCTAATAGCTTTGTTCCAAAGCGGAAAAGGAAAATGGACAAGATGGAATTTAGTCTCTTCTTTTTCTCAGGCGATGGTTCTACGCAGGATAAAAATAAATATTCCTTATTGATGGAGAGCACAGCATATGCAGATCAGCATGGCTTTGCAGCAGTTTGGACACCAGAGCGACATTTTGAGGATTTCGGAGGATTATATCCCAATCCTTCGGTGTTAAGTGCCGCATTAGCTACGATTACAGAACGAATTGAGCTTAGGGCAGGAAGCGTTGTCCTACCATTACATCATCCGATTCGCTTTGTGGAGGAATGGTCTGTGGTGGACAATCTTTCAAAGGGACGTGTTTCGGTTGCATTTGCTACAGGATGGCATCCTGCTGACTTTTTGATTGCCCCTGTACAGGCTACTGACTATTACGATTCCAGAAAAGATGAGATGTTTTCCTCTATTGAATTGGTAAAAAGGCTATGGGCTGGGGAGCAGGTTCCTTTTACAGATGTGAATGGAGTTGTCCACGAAATACGTACTTTGCCTAGGCCGTGGCAAAATGAACTAAATATTTGGATAGCGACGAACGGCAGTCCGGATACCTACCGACGTGCCGCACAAATCGGAGCCAACATTCTCACAGGAATTACGGGCGGAGATCTAGCAGATTTGGAAGAGAAAATCGACTTGTATCGTAAGACATTGTCTCAAAATGGTTTTTTACCCGAATCTCGCAAAGTTGCTGTGATGCTCCACACTTGCTTAGGATCAAGTGACGAAGAGGTCAAGGCGAAGGTGGAGAAACCAATGAAGGAATATTTAAAAACCTTTATGAAACAACAGAAGAACATTTTTACAGATTATGCGTCCATGTCTGCCTCTGATTTCGATGTAATCGTAAATCATGCTTTTGAGTCGTATTTTCAAGAGAGTGCATTGTTTGGAAGTTATGACAAATGCAAAAAGCTGATCGAGACTCTAATTGATATTGGCGTGGATGAGGTGGCCTGCTTAGTGGACTTCGGAGTAGATGACGAGACGATAATGAATAGCATTAGAATGTTGACCGATCTCAAAGAATCATTTAATCAAAAGGAGTTTTCTCTATGA
- a CDS encoding acyltransferase domain-containing protein, with amino-acid sequence MHEMNSEDVQSSVAIIGMSGRFPGAKNIVEFWHNLQNGEESIHFFERKREKSIPAMGILENMAEFDVEFFEMTPREAEVTDPQQRLFLEISYEALEQAGYDPAKYSGRIGVYAGSGQSGYLSHVHSHPEIVDALGSFQVMIGTQPDFLSTRVSYKLDLKGPSVAVQSACSSSLVSVHMACQSLLTYECDMALAGGVSVKADQSNDHEFQEGSILSPDGHCRAFDSNAQGTVIGNGVGVVLLKRLEDALADNDQILAVVKGTAINNDGMQKVGYTAPSVTQQAEVIKDALTIADVDPETISYIEAHGTGTILGDPIEIAALTEAYREHTTKTGFCAIGSVKTNVGHLDSAAGVTGLIKTVLALSNKQIPPSLHFVESNRQINFDQSPFYVNTKLTEWKTGEHPRRAGVSSFGIGGTNVHVILEEAPVYAKREELTHSQWKVLTLSAKTPTALNKVKANLTDFLEKNSEVNLADVAYTLHVGRKGFPYRSALIVRETTDAKMTLRGDNMPSTYYQDNPKEIMVEGRAVHNPFVVFMFSGQGSQYVNMGRDLYETESMFREQVNYCAEQVKNHIGIDIRELMYPTEELEEQAREQLNQTIYAQPAIFIIEYALAKLLESWGVRPQAMIGHSIGEYVAACLASVMSLEEALHMISKRGSLMQEMDKGAMLAVALGELQVRELLQEHGKELSLAAVNSPMSTVIAGTYEDILSIERLMQSKGITYKRLITSHAYHSTMMEPMLEPFYESLHNMTFLEPRIPYISNITGSMITSAQATDPLYWQRHLRETVQFSEGVRTLMEEPNSIFVEVGPGQSLASLVRQHRETQEDQQTIIVTTLPSAKKEQSDVASTRIAMGWLWCYGIEMNQGAFVDQEEHRRVHLPTYPFERKTYFLEKVKPTRDQFDTFNRERRDMADWFYIPVWNQSSRAWSIEDEYASETKQRWLIFQDEQGLGKQVCNHVEKLGFEVVTVVPGRKFSKIDELAYTIDIMSGESYHELFKALDMHNLMPDKIVHMWSIQSIDEQELWHDDEQIEHYGLYSMMYIAKELGMYAINQTMEIITVSNNLQEISNEEIHLPMRSTILGPLRVISQEYTQIKTRCIDVQLTDVFSQKSDRFLKQVLDELMSDTSDFIVAIRGVHRFVQKFEQIRLPKENPLTYPHSFRDQGVYLITGATEEIGLSVSEEIAKSVQASLVLIGDPDFPSIEQWDSYLQAHDEEDEIASKIRRILLLNQNGKEILYYTADVTNEDEMSQVIRIAEDKVGRITGIVFAAERLSSGFIPLKSKDSCYQNIAQQVYGTLVLEKIISHMNIEFMILFSRTFSLTGGVGQMDNCVANVFLDTFARYHTAKGIPTVAINWGMWKNDNWIHSQTGMPSEIKMHMEQLQEKYGITASEGVQVMNRILTSDFSQVIVSTQDIHSAIHELIHYDSEQPNAHSHRADGYHNQVSQAYVAPRNETEKKITDIWQELFGVSAISIEANFFELGGNSLLSIQLVTRLRNTFHNDIPMDILFQSPTIVELAQAITISQIGQVEMDEIERMLSEIEKMSQEELSQELANEV; translated from the coding sequence ATGCATGAGATGAACAGCGAGGACGTGCAATCCTCAGTTGCCATTATCGGTATGTCAGGGAGATTTCCGGGTGCTAAAAATATAGTAGAATTTTGGCATAACCTTCAGAACGGGGAAGAATCTATTCATTTTTTTGAGCGAAAAAGGGAAAAAAGTATACCAGCGATGGGGATTTTGGAAAATATGGCCGAGTTCGATGTAGAGTTTTTTGAAATGACCCCACGGGAAGCAGAAGTGACAGACCCCCAGCAACGTTTGTTCCTCGAAATTTCCTATGAAGCTTTGGAACAGGCAGGATATGATCCAGCGAAATATTCTGGGAGAATTGGTGTTTACGCAGGAAGTGGACAATCCGGATATTTATCCCATGTACATAGTCATCCCGAAATCGTAGATGCCCTAGGAAGCTTTCAAGTCATGATTGGAACACAACCTGATTTTCTTTCGACACGTGTCTCTTACAAGCTAGACTTAAAAGGACCTAGTGTAGCGGTACAGTCAGCTTGCTCTAGTTCTTTGGTAAGCGTACATATGGCATGCCAAAGCCTGCTGACATACGAATGTGATATGGCTTTGGCAGGGGGGGTATCAGTTAAGGCAGATCAGAGCAATGATCACGAATTTCAAGAAGGCAGTATTTTGTCGCCAGATGGGCATTGTCGTGCCTTTGATTCTAATGCACAAGGAACGGTAATTGGCAATGGTGTTGGGGTCGTATTGCTCAAACGCTTAGAGGACGCTTTGGCTGACAATGATCAGATTCTAGCAGTCGTGAAAGGAACAGCCATTAATAATGACGGCATGCAAAAAGTGGGTTATACAGCTCCTAGCGTCACTCAGCAAGCAGAAGTAATCAAAGATGCTCTTACCATCGCTGATGTTGACCCAGAAACGATCAGCTACATAGAAGCACATGGAACAGGAACAATATTGGGAGATCCAATTGAAATAGCGGCACTGACGGAAGCATATCGTGAGCATACGACCAAAACAGGTTTTTGTGCGATAGGATCTGTAAAAACCAATGTTGGACATCTTGATAGTGCAGCTGGAGTGACGGGTTTGATAAAAACAGTGCTTGCACTTTCGAATAAACAAATTCCCCCAAGCCTCCATTTTGTTGAATCGAATCGGCAGATAAACTTTGATCAAAGTCCATTTTATGTAAACACGAAGCTTACAGAGTGGAAGACGGGTGAACATCCTCGCCGTGCGGGAGTTAGCTCGTTTGGTATAGGGGGTACAAATGTACATGTGATCCTAGAAGAGGCGCCTGTATATGCAAAGAGAGAAGAGCTAACACACTCCCAGTGGAAAGTACTAACTCTTTCTGCCAAGACACCAACTGCTCTCAATAAGGTAAAAGCAAATCTAACAGATTTTTTGGAAAAAAATTCAGAGGTGAATCTAGCAGATGTGGCATACACGCTACACGTAGGAAGAAAAGGGTTTCCGTATCGAAGTGCTCTGATCGTACGTGAAACTACAGATGCGAAAATGACTTTACGAGGCGATAACATGCCTTCTACCTACTATCAAGATAACCCTAAGGAAATCATGGTAGAAGGAAGAGCAGTCCACAATCCCTTTGTAGTATTCATGTTTTCGGGTCAAGGCTCACAGTATGTGAATATGGGACGAGACCTATATGAGACTGAGAGTATGTTTAGAGAACAGGTGAATTATTGTGCAGAACAAGTAAAGAACCACATCGGAATAGATATTCGTGAGTTGATGTATCCAACTGAGGAGTTGGAAGAACAAGCTAGAGAACAATTAAACCAAACCATCTATGCCCAACCAGCCATTTTCATCATCGAATATGCATTAGCCAAATTGTTGGAATCATGGGGAGTTCGTCCACAAGCTATGATTGGCCACAGCATAGGTGAGTACGTCGCAGCTTGCCTTGCCAGTGTAATGTCATTGGAAGAAGCTCTGCACATGATTTCAAAACGTGGAAGCTTAATGCAGGAGATGGATAAAGGAGCGATGCTAGCGGTTGCATTAGGAGAATTACAGGTGCGTGAATTGCTGCAAGAGCATGGCAAAGAGCTATCATTAGCGGCAGTGAATAGCCCGATGTCCACTGTCATAGCGGGTACATATGAAGATATTCTTAGCATAGAGCGGTTGATGCAATCAAAAGGTATTACTTATAAACGGTTGATCACCTCTCACGCCTATCATTCGACGATGATGGAGCCTATGCTAGAGCCGTTTTATGAATCGTTACACAATATGACTTTCCTTGAACCACGAATTCCATACATCTCTAACATTACAGGTTCGATGATTACCTCTGCGCAAGCAACAGACCCTCTTTATTGGCAAAGACACCTTCGGGAGACAGTCCAATTCTCTGAAGGGGTTCGCACGCTGATGGAGGAGCCCAATAGTATTTTTGTTGAAGTGGGACCGGGACAGTCACTTGCATCCCTTGTACGTCAACACAGAGAAACCCAAGAGGATCAACAAACAATCATAGTTACAACATTGCCATCTGCCAAAAAAGAACAATCTGATGTGGCTAGTACACGAATTGCGATGGGGTGGTTGTGGTGCTATGGAATAGAAATGAATCAGGGTGCTTTCGTGGATCAAGAAGAACATCGTCGTGTGCATCTTCCAACCTATCCATTTGAAAGAAAGACCTATTTCCTAGAGAAAGTCAAGCCAACAAGGGATCAATTTGATACATTCAATCGGGAGAGAAGGGATATGGCTGATTGGTTCTATATTCCTGTATGGAATCAATCGAGTAGAGCTTGGTCTATTGAAGATGAGTACGCTTCTGAGACAAAACAAAGGTGGCTTATTTTTCAAGACGAGCAAGGCCTAGGTAAACAGGTATGTAATCATGTAGAGAAGCTTGGATTTGAAGTAGTGACTGTGGTTCCTGGGCGGAAGTTTTCAAAAATAGACGAGCTTGCTTATACGATCGACATCATGAGCGGAGAATCTTATCACGAGTTGTTTAAAGCATTGGATATGCACAATCTCATGCCAGACAAAATCGTTCACATGTGGAGCATCCAATCTATAGACGAGCAAGAACTATGGCATGATGATGAACAGATTGAGCATTATGGTTTATATAGTATGATGTACATTGCTAAAGAGTTGGGAATGTACGCAATAAATCAAACGATGGAAATCATTACAGTGTCAAATAACTTGCAAGAAATATCCAATGAAGAGATTCATCTGCCAATGCGGTCGACCATACTCGGACCTCTGCGTGTCATATCACAGGAATATACTCAGATAAAAACACGTTGTATTGACGTTCAACTGACGGATGTGTTCTCCCAAAAATCAGATCGATTTCTAAAACAAGTTCTTGATGAGCTTATGAGCGATACCTCTGATTTTATAGTCGCTATTCGCGGTGTGCACCGTTTTGTTCAAAAATTTGAGCAAATAAGATTGCCAAAAGAGAATCCTCTTACATATCCACACTCTTTCCGTGACCAAGGGGTATACCTTATTACAGGTGCTACTGAGGAAATTGGATTGTCAGTAAGTGAAGAGATAGCCAAATCGGTACAAGCTTCACTCGTTTTAATAGGCGATCCTGATTTTCCATCAATAGAACAGTGGGATAGCTACCTGCAAGCTCATGATGAAGAAGATGAGATTGCTAGCAAAATCAGAAGAATCCTACTTCTTAACCAAAATGGTAAAGAAATACTTTATTATACTGCTGATGTGACAAATGAAGATGAAATGAGTCAAGTGATTCGTATAGCGGAAGACAAAGTGGGAAGGATTACAGGTATCGTTTTTGCTGCGGAGCGACTTAGCTCTGGATTCATCCCGTTGAAAAGTAAAGATTCTTGCTACCAAAACATAGCTCAGCAAGTGTATGGCACGCTCGTTCTTGAAAAGATCATAAGCCATATGAATATTGAATTTATGATCCTATTCTCTCGTACATTCTCACTAACAGGTGGTGTAGGTCAGATGGACAATTGTGTAGCAAATGTCTTTTTGGATACATTCGCTAGATATCATACTGCAAAAGGAATACCTACTGTTGCTATTAACTGGGGAATGTGGAAAAACGATAATTGGATTCATAGCCAGACGGGGATGCCGTCAGAAATCAAGATGCATATGGAGCAATTGCAAGAAAAGTACGGAATCACAGCAAGTGAAGGAGTGCAGGTCATGAACCGTATTCTTACAAGCGACTTCTCTCAAGTGATTGTTTCTACGCAAGACATTCATTCTGCGATTCATGAATTGATCCACTACGATTCCGAACAACCAAATGCTCATTCGCACCGTGCCGATGGATATCACAATCAAGTAAGTCAAGCTTATGTCGCACCACGCAATGAGACGGAAAAGAAAATAACTGACATTTGGCAAGAATTATTCGGTGTTTCTGCCATCAGTATAGAAGCTAACTTTTTTGAATTAGGCGGTAACTCTCTATTATCCATTCAGCTTGTGACGCGTTTGCGAAATACGTTCCATAACGATATTCCCATGGATATTCTTTTCCAATCACCAACCATTGTTGAGTTAGCTCAAGCGATAACTATCTCTCAGATCGGACAAGTGGAAATGGATGAAATCGAGCGTATGTTGAGTGAAATAGAGAAGATGTCACAAGAGGAACTATCACAGGAGCTTGCAAACGAAGTATAA